Proteins from one Candidatus Bathyarchaeota archaeon genomic window:
- a CDS encoding transcription factor S, producing the protein MEFCPKCGMRLTPAQKKKGNKVTVALSCPKCGYKKRAVRIVATPKVIEHGPQERVVVIGKEAQKLRTLPTIRVGCPKCGNMLAYVWQVQTRGSDESSTQFFRCTKCNHTFREYS; encoded by the coding sequence ATGGAGTTCTGTCCCAAGTGTGGGATGAGGCTGACTCCAGCCCAGAAGAAAAAGGGAAATAAGGTCACCGTTGCGCTTTCATGTCCGAAGTGTGGCTATAAAAAACGAGCAGTGCGCATTGTGGCTACTCCAAAGGTTATAGAGCATGGGCCTCAAGAGCGTGTGGTTGTGATTGGGAAGGAGGCGCAGAAGTTGCGGACTTTGCCTACTATTAGGGTTGGGTGTCCCAAGTGTGGGAATATGTTGGCTTATGTGTGGCAGGTGCAGACTAGGGGGAGTGATGAGTCTTCTACACAGTTTTTCCGTTGTACCAAATGTAACCATACTTTCCGAGAATACAGTTGA
- a CDS encoding DUF99 family protein codes for MHENIVKIRCIKPEIRVLGVDDGVFVPHSKGVATVVGVVYRGGYWLDGVMRTEVEIDGMDATEKIESMITASPHYDQLRVVMLNGVTFAGFNMVDIKKLFERVRLPVITVTREKPDLDDIRRALRNLPEYENRLEAMENAGKLIEVHTRDAEQAVYVQIVGISEKDAEKILKSTSTRSNIPEALRVAHIIASGLTRLKEKV; via the coding sequence ATGCATGAAAATATTGTAAAGATTCGATGCATAAAGCCTGAGATCAGGGTGCTAGGCGTTGATGATGGAGTTTTTGTTCCACACTCAAAGGGCGTAGCAACTGTTGTAGGTGTTGTTTACCGGGGAGGGTACTGGCTTGACGGAGTTATGCGAACAGAGGTGGAGATTGATGGAATGGATGCAACAGAAAAGATAGAGTCCATGATAACCGCGTCCCCTCATTATGATCAACTTCGAGTAGTTATGTTAAACGGGGTTACCTTCGCCGGCTTCAACATGGTGGATATAAAGAAGCTTTTCGAAAGAGTACGTTTGCCTGTCATAACGGTTACACGAGAGAAGCCAGACCTCGATGATATAAGGAGAGCGCTTCGGAATCTACCTGAATATGAAAATCGGTTGGAAGCAATGGAGAATGCTGGAAAATTAATAGAGGTGCATACGCGAGACGCTGAACAAGCCGTGTATGTGCAGATTGTGGGGATTTCGGAGAAGGATGCAGAGAAGATTCTAAAGAGTACATCTACGCGAAGCAATATTCCCGAAGCGTTGCGAGTAGCACATATCATAGCCTCTGGGTTAACTCGATTGAAAGAAAAGGTTTAA
- a CDS encoding DNA-directed RNA polymerase subunit L, producing the protein MKDGKRLQTMGKTLVRGIKMKIKVLKRTSNELKIEIEGEGHTFCNVLQKALVEDDAIEMAGYDVPHPLTSNPIIYVQTKKGLKPETAIRNAVKKIQKQNKEFRKTFEKALKAWQRKLSSTASAKLAESSKAS; encoded by the coding sequence TTGAAAGACGGAAAGCGGCTTCAGACTATGGGAAAAACGCTGGTTAGAGGGATAAAAATGAAAATCAAGGTACTAAAGAGAACGTCCAACGAACTAAAAATAGAAATTGAAGGCGAAGGTCACACATTCTGCAATGTACTGCAAAAAGCTCTCGTCGAGGACGATGCGATCGAAATGGCGGGTTACGATGTGCCACATCCACTAACATCAAACCCAATAATTTATGTTCAAACCAAGAAAGGGCTGAAACCAGAAACCGCAATTCGAAACGCGGTGAAAAAAATACAGAAGCAAAACAAAGAATTCAGGAAGACCTTTGAGAAAGCGTTGAAAGCATGGCAACGAAAATTGTCCTCGACTGCCTCTGCTAAATTGGCGGAATCTAGTAAAGCCTCATAG
- a CDS encoding RNA-binding protein, producing the protein MGQSERKSGLFVVPGDRLGVIEEFIPDSGTYEEHGTIYSNITGRTLLDTLNKKMSVYPIVRRATVPLAGSTIIGRVQSVQSKMAALRIFKIGKTLLSGFFTGTLHISDTSFGYVETMFEVCKPGDIMRAKVIVNKNRTYHLSTVEKNLGVIYAFCSRCGNTLLLGRQRMRCPECGKIERRKAASDYGKNAG; encoded by the coding sequence GTGGGACAATCTGAAAGAAAAAGTGGACTGTTTGTCGTACCAGGAGACCGTTTAGGCGTCATTGAAGAATTCATACCAGACTCTGGAACATACGAAGAACACGGAACAATATACTCAAACATCACCGGACGCACGCTCCTAGATACACTGAATAAAAAAATGTCTGTGTATCCTATAGTTCGCAGGGCAACTGTTCCTCTGGCAGGAAGCACCATCATTGGCCGAGTTCAAAGCGTACAAAGCAAAATGGCGGCATTACGCATATTTAAAATAGGAAAGACACTACTGTCAGGGTTCTTCACTGGTACTTTACATATTTCTGATACAAGTTTCGGTTACGTTGAAACAATGTTCGAAGTATGCAAACCAGGCGACATTATGAGAGCCAAAGTAATCGTAAACAAAAATAGAACATATCATCTGTCAACTGTGGAAAAAAATCTCGGAGTCATCTACGCCTTCTGCTCGCGGTGTGGGAACACGTTACTCTTAGGAAGACAAAGAATGCGATGTCCAGAGTGCGGAAAAATTGAAAGACGGAAAGCGGCTTCAGACTATGGGAAAAACGCTGGTTAG
- a CDS encoding methyltransferase domain-containing protein: MQKRMVRKLDLEKALLEITPHPTPKAYLEQYTIPPEVAAEILYTATYIYDDIIDKTIIDLGCGTGRLAIGAVLLGAKEAVGVDLDKVAVEIALKNAEKMGVKEKTSWVVADIDAVRGSFDTVLQNPPFGIQRRRADRKFIEKSLELGQRIYSFHKSGKRNREFIKRFIEKCGGKVISIFPMQMTIPKLFEFHTKRKYSIEVDLYQVEGKTCGTI; the protein is encoded by the coding sequence ATGCAGAAAAGGATGGTTCGAAAGCTAGACTTAGAAAAAGCATTGTTAGAGATCACACCTCATCCGACGCCTAAGGCTTACTTGGAACAATACACGATACCTCCTGAAGTCGCTGCAGAGATTCTCTACACGGCGACGTACATCTATGACGATATTATTGACAAAACAATTATTGATCTGGGCTGTGGCACTGGGAGGCTGGCGATTGGTGCGGTTCTTCTTGGAGCAAAAGAAGCTGTCGGCGTCGACCTAGACAAAGTAGCCGTAGAAATAGCGTTGAAAAACGCAGAGAAAATGGGTGTAAAAGAAAAGACAAGTTGGGTTGTGGCGGATATCGATGCTGTGCGTGGTTCTTTCGACACGGTTTTACAGAATCCCCCCTTTGGCATACAAAGAAGAAGGGCTGATCGAAAGTTCATCGAGAAATCTTTGGAGCTAGGTCAAAGGATTTATTCGTTTCATAAAAGTGGAAAACGCAACCGAGAGTTTATCAAAAGGTTTATTGAGAAGTGTGGAGGAAAGGTTATAAGCATATTTCCTATGCAGATGACAATTCCAAAACTCTTCGAGTTTCACACAAAAAGAAAGTACAGCATTGAGGTTGATCTATACCAAGTAGAAGGGAAGACTTGTGGGACAATCTGA